In the Glycine max cultivar Williams 82 chromosome 19, Glycine_max_v4.0, whole genome shotgun sequence genome, GCTATAAACATAGCCAAGGTGATCACGCTTTATTTATCAAACATTCAGTTTCAGGGGAAGTAACAGTATTACTGGTGtatgtagatgatattataGTAACTGGGGATGACAAAAGGGAGCAACAAGAGTTAAGTCAATGCCTTGCCACAGAATTTGAGATTAAGACATTAGGgagacttaaatattttttgggaaTTGAAGTGGCCCATTCTAACAAAGGAATCTTCATATCTCAACAAAAATACATCATTGACTTGCTTAAAGAAACAGGTAAAACAGCTTGCAGACCAGCAAGTACTCCAGTTGATCCAAACATAAAGTTAGGAAGTGCAGAGGAGGATATTACTGTGGACAAGGAAATGTATCAGAGACTTGTAGGCTTACTTATTTACTTATCCCATACTAGGCCAGACATTGCTTTTGCTGTAAGCTTAGTCAGCCAATTTATGCACCAACCTAAGGAAGTACATTTACAAGTTGTCCTTAGAATTGTTCAATATTTAAAAGGGACTCCAGGAAAAGGGATTTTGTTCAAACGAAACAAGAGGGTAAGTCTTGAAGCATATACGGATGCAGATTATGTTGGGTCAGTTGTGGACAGGAGATCAACTACTGGATACTGCACTTTCCTTGGTGGAAACTTGGTGACTTGGAAGAGCAAAAAACAAAGTGTAGTAGCTAGATCAAGTGCTAAAGCAAAATTTCGAGCAATGGCCCAAGGAATATGTGAACTTCTATGGCTGAAGTTATATTGGAAGACTTAAAGATAAAGTGGGATGAACCTATGAGGTTATATTGTCACAATAAATCTGCAATTAGTCTAGCCCACAATCTAGTGCAACATGATAGAACCAAACATATTGAGGTGGACAGACATTTTATCAAAGAAAAGCTAGACAATGGCTTGATTTGCACTCCATATGTGTCCACTCAAAATCAACTTGCATATATACTCACCAAGGGGCTGAGCTATATCAACTTTAAAAGAATTATATCCAAGCTAGGAATGGAGAACATTTATTCACCAGCTTGAGGGAGAGTGTCAAAATCGTGTTACTTAGTGTGTATTTTAGGGAAGTTTATATTTTATCCCtgattgtatttttattctttatcacAGCTGTATATTGCTAGTGTGTATTTTAGGGAAGTTTATATTTTATCCCtgattgtatttttattctttatcacAGCTGTATATTGCTATTAATACTAGGATTATGTATTTAGAATAAATCCCATTATTATAGGGATTTGTCTCCCTAGAATTTGTTTGTCCATATTTCCTAAAATAGCCAGCAGACTCATGTACATATAGGTCCAATGACCTCATAATTCGacatgagaaaataaaatattattccttCTAAATTTGAGACTCCAAACTAGctctttattgttttcttgtgtAAAGAGTGGATGCTTTCATAGCCATACTTTATTATCAATTTGATGAGGCTTGGTCAATGTCTTAATTATGTATGTTGTCATTTCTCAGTCATCTACAGTAGTTAaattttggtttggtttggttgtttgttgtttttttttttttcctgggtgCTTGAATACTGGTTGAGGCTGCAAGAAGAATCAAAAGGTTCTGGCTTGATGATACAGGCTTGTGTTATGTCCAGCTACCCAGGGTTCTGGCGGAAAACAAGTATGGCTTAACCAAATGTTAAATATTGTGTCCTGATTTGCTTCAATTCTCACGTATACTTTAGCTGCTGCAGGACGCAAAAGGATATAACATTTATGTTGTCTTTTAGTTTGTGGGATTCTTTGCACAAAAAAAGTACTAGCAGTTGGACGATGACTCTAGTTGTGCAATATTTCCATGTCCGACTCATGTTTCGTGATTTGATTGCTATGTCACTATGAATCTAGGTATTTATTCTAATTCTTAATAATCAAGCATATTGTAGATCTTACAACTTTATGGTTCTATGATATATGTCTTATGTATTTTTGTGGCTCCTGCTTACAGAATTAATATTGTTAAATTAAGGATTAAAATCCAACGTATCCAACATATACTTTTTTACTCGAGTTCATGTGTTTGACAACCTATAAGaaattgagaataaaaaaagtacaaatataacattttaatcTAGTTTTAGTGACCATGATTATGCCTAAACCATAAGCACATCAAAAGATACTTTCAGTGGACGTTTGAAACTAGTCAGGTTTGGTGCTTTGGcaattttaattacatattcTGGGATTTGTCAATGGCCTGAATTATTCAAAAAAGCTTTTTGGTTCTTGCATTCTAAAGCCTTTACCCCTGCAGAATTTAATGGGATTCTTTAGTGTTGACATTCAATTTTCACGCAATGTTTACAGAGTTCCACTTGCATGGTTGGATGTTTTGCAGATAAATTGATATGCGctgatataatttataaataagggTACAGAGATATCATACCCAAACTAACGTattgctcttgtttttctttgaaatacaCTGCGTTGATATTTGATTCAACTAGGATAGGTAGTATTCTAGACAACATGGACTCTGTTGATCTACTTTCCTTGTTATTATTGGTTGcaattgcaacttgcaagttgATCATGTTTGCTTGATAAATTACTGGGTTCTTTTCTGATTAATGTATGGTGTTTGTTATTTTTCCAGTTTCAATCACAACATTAAGAAAGACGATAGGTTTGTGAGAGATATCAATGGGATATAAACATCTCGTGTCAACCTGTGTGTACAGTACCACACACATACTGGTTTATTTATAATaagagaaataataaagtttacAGAGGATAAGAATCCCTACAAATTAGCTATACAGTAGTTCCCAACTTTtcctattttaagaaaaaaaaaataaaaaatcatgtacATAGTCAGTGTAAAGCACCTTTACACAAACAACTAATAGTGTTTTTGCCACCTTACTTTTATTgctttaattaaatcaaataaaaaataattgaaaaaaggaaacaaatcaCATCTCTTTTACACTGTTATGATATTCGCACCTTCTCCATTTGTCTTGACTCATGCCCGTGTCTTCAACCGTATAGACTCACGTCGGTGCGGCTGCTTTTGCCTTTGGAGTTTTGCATATGTGTGAAGAAGTTATTACCTTTCTGGAGTTATGCAACATCAACCCGTTGagatcaaataaaattacacCACTTTTATTGCATCAGCCCGTTCTTTATATCTCTTCTCCTGTCGAATATGTTGTTGCACTTCCAATTCACGTACCTTGCGTTGCCTTCTGACCTCATGCCCTAGTTTTGCCTTCATTACGGGTTTGAACAATAATTTCATTGTTTTACTCTCTTacgttgcttttttttttttttttcattatctgTTGTTCTACGTTCTCTTATATATGGGTTTGTTTCACAATTTGATTTAACCACTTACTCTTTTATGTTCACTTTAATTTAACCACTTTGAATGTCATTATTCTCAATTTGATTCTTCTACATATTTTTATGtgcagttattattattattattattattattattattattattattattattattattattattattattattattattataaaagtgtTATTTACTGAATGTTGTGTGTCAATATATACCATAccttatgttatttataatataaaaaagagaatcaatattgattataagattaatcaattattaattaatagaaaataaaatattctaataataaatataatatgttacAAATGGGATATGAACCGAGATTCTAAATAATATTCCGTGAGCATATATGTAATATGAACCAAGATTGTGGTCAACCAATGAAGGCATGTAATGACGATGGAGACCAGTGAGATGCTCACGGGAGATGCATCACACGTCGTGTGCATGAACTTCATGCGCAAGACCCTGTATGGGATCACATGTGGCAGTGTTTTGAGTTGGCTGCATGTGTGGACGGCGTGTGGGTTGTAGTAGTAAATCAAGAACCAATGGTATGTTAACTAGTAAAGAGATGCTTTGTTCAAAGGAGGGGTTTCAgtcaaaaaattgtgaaaaatagCACTTGCAACATAGGGCAAAACAAGGGTAGGGTGAAagacaatttttaatataaataaaagtgaaGATAGATGGATTATTTATAGATTCTTGAGAGAGCATAATCATTAACTCTTTTTGAAAGCAAAACTGGTTGATGGAAGTGCAACaatgtatatgtatgtttaggggAGACAAGATAATGCTACATAGAGAAGGGGAAGATGCAATGAAAGGTGGTGCAATCTTATTTGATCTCTACTGGTTGATGATGTGAAACTCCAAAGAGGTAACAATGTATTCATGCATATGCGGAACTCAAAGGCAAAAGTAGCGGCAATAGCGTGAGTCGAGATAAGTAGAGAAGGTGCAAACAGCATAATACGGATGggatttgtttcctttttttcaattattttttatttgatatactTAAAGCAATAAAAAGTGAGGTGGAAAAATATATTGGTTGCCTGTGTAAAGTTGTTTTACATTGTACAAtgtacaaacatttttctcttacaataaataaaatcagaTCATTAACAAATTGTTTTATGAATTGGAAAGGAGTATTGGTTCTGTATTTCATTTATCTTCCTACTTTAAAAAGGTGTATCTCAACAAGGCCTTTAGGATCAAGTCATTTGATACTTTCATTGAACTTGTCATGTTTTCATTGTGCTTTGTCTAATTGGAAATTGTAACAacccatttttcgtaaaataaattaaaaaggaattttatttaaaaataaatagaattttagaaaaatgaagaggtttttataattaaataaataagaagaaataactttattaattaaaataatggtttgaaggaaaataaaaaaatattttatttattcatttgatatgaaataaaatagagttcttgtttataagataataaaaataaataaaaacagagtaaataataggctgagagtacccagctataaatagagacatatgaGGTCTGTTTTTAGACTGACGATACGTCTCTACGCTTTCTCTTGCCCTCATTCGTTTCCCCTTCTCTCCCcctcaaaactttctctttttctcgcatacactcaaacctgTTTAAGTAAAATGATAATCCCAgtctcgttaaccgttggatcgtcatgaaatttAAACAAGATACTTGAAACGTATTTTGGCACACacccaccgttgggattttcaaGATAATGTCTGTGGTGGAAGAAATGTCCCTTGCACtgagctttttctttttctcgcaTACACTTAAACCTGTCCCTATAAAACTACTATCCAGGActtgttaaccattggatcgttgtgaaatttggacaccaccttTGGAATCCATTTTCACATAGTCTCACTGTTAGGATTTGCGAAATAATGTTTTTGCAGAGAGAAATTAGTCTCTCATGTTGACAGTGAAGTGAAGGCTACAATCTCTTATCCTTCTTTGTGACATTTGGAAATCCTAGCAAAACaatcagaggaaaaacttgaggagtCTCATGGAACCACTAAAGATACCGTTATTACTATTGGACTACACCCGTGAGCCAACTTAGAGATAAggaatgagtttatcgcaattgaggttagaatgaacatgtgtagggatccttagaggattaaattgaggtttatttgagatgtttattgaattataattttcctttacGATTATGaatatgatattgttgtgtttgacggaCCAATGGATGTCCTGAtacaaattggttgataaaattgagtgctcttagtattttcgtgtttttgacctatgattttgatatgattgtgtgaaattgtttgaggggttttactccacatgttgtgagaaacatttttgtataaattttttgtgCTTTGGACAAGATTTGCTAGATTgacatgataaattgttatattgagattatgaaatggtgattcaaattgagagtaagtgacaaattaaacctatgatgaatggtgagatacatgtgtattgagatgttatatgtattgagttgtgagctataaattatgcaatcacacaattgtaagaccctttaaaggCGACGAATTTTTGCGCGATGAGTATTATGATGAgatccattgtgggaacccgacgagttgaatcactttaaggcacgacgagttaaaatgattttgaaaacaattgagtagttatgtgtattgtataattcataggtaaagtgtatatgatatATGAGGTGTGATAATATGTTACTTTGGGATTATACCATCGTGATTAAGACCgggtgtatgtgataaattgagtatgcatTGACTTGTAATAcatatgtgcattgagatgttgtgtgcattaaGTGTGGgatatgaattgtacaatcacatgactataagaccctttaagggcgatgagttaatgtGCGATGAGTATTATGATGGGAACCACTGTGGGGACCTGACAAGTTTAATCATAAGCGCgaagagataaaattattttgagaacaaggagtcgtgtgttttgtacagttcatagatagagtctatgtgctaaaatattttctcggttggacctgaatcaggagggaaaagccctgacggactctttgaAGTCtaagccttgggggtaaatacacccggtttgagtgctcctttaagcctgtgccgatcccacatggttggagaaTTCTCGTAAAATAGCGTGACCCTGACTAGCcttcctatgattttacctagtgagagtgacatGACTTACTGGTATGTggtctgtcttgtcatgtacttctAGGCGTCcgatgaggtttttcactgagccttagggtagatttcgggcccatgggctaagtatgagcccacttatctttgtacatattagattaaggtttctttaattttgggccttgtatttagggcttcataatgtaggtagggtaccctagaaatgtaggattttccaacccttgtattttaggacacctagactagtttttgtattaggggtagttttgtaatttcacatgcattaagtgaatatttgatgtgtgtgttgagaaataaatttaattgaattgggagaagcccaatccaattaaattttagaggggggggggggtaagcatttgcttgctacaccccattgccacatcatatagtcacactttgtgcatgttcttcatgctttacatgcctcatgacacctaagcacacttagtggaaaatcttggacttgatcttggattagtgggctgaaccatagttaaaattcactaatcataattagtgaaattttggctcgaAAATTTGGCTcgaaaatttggctccacaaattcaatttcaaattcaagtgaaatttgaatagaaattcaaatttccctccaattttgtgtgacacttaggctataaatagaggtcatgtgtgtgcatttttttgaactttgatgatttgaaaattaaacttcaaattttagagctcttttagagcacaaaatttcgtgctcttctctccctctcccttcattcatctcattcctcctccaagctcttatccatggcctcctatggtggtgaacttcttctagactcatcttctccttgaagtggcgtctcttctctctcttcctgctccattccgctgccattcatcttccaagaagcaaaggaatctattgatgaagaagatcctaggcttacaagctccaatggagcttacatcatgtggtatcaagagcatcttcatctaggtgatgttcttttgcttcctctatctttttgttagtgaattctctttaattccttgttcttcatcttattctccatgtatatcctccattgtcttgtggtttggtgctgtttagagtagattaaaaaaaaaataaaccgattaaatcttagatctacacttgttcttgcatttctatggttcaaaatttgtagatctactcttgaatcatgtttttgtgttgattttaggttctatcatttttcattcataatattcttgtgctgaacct is a window encoding:
- the LOC113000409 gene encoding uncharacterized mitochondrial protein AtMg00810-like, producing MELSFGYDGQVATGTVCKLKKGSIWAETIPESMVWKIHQNDIIVTGDDKREQQELSQCLATEFEIKTLGRLKYFLGIEVAHSNKGIFISQQKYIIDLLKETGKTACRPASTPVDPNIKLGSAEEDITVDKEMYQRLVGLLIYLSHTRPDIAFAVSLVSQFMHQPKEVHLQVVLRIVQYLKGTPGKGILFKRNKRVSLEAYTDADYVGSVVDRRSTTGYCTFLGGNLVTWKSKKQSVVARSSAKAKFRAMAQGICELLWLKLYWKT